GGGGTGAGCGCTCGCTGTCATAGGGATAGTCCTGGTGCTGTCCCTATGACGGCGAGCGCTCCCTTGGTGATGGAGATCGTCGAGGCGGCACCCCGCCGGCGGTATTGGTCGCAGGCGGAGAAAGAGCAGCTGGTGGCGGAAACCTGCGAGCCCGGCGTGAGCGTGTCGCTGGTCGCCCGGCGGCGCGGGGTCGATCCCAGCCTGCTGTTCCGCTGGCGCCGCCAGATGCTCACTCCGGCCGAGCCGCCGCCCATCTTCGCGCCGGTGGAGGTGGCAGACACCACGTCCGCTCTTCCCCTCACGCCGCCAACTCCATGCGGTGCCAGCATGATCGAAATCGAGTTGGCCGGCGGACGGCGGCTGCGGGTCGGTCGGGATGTCGATGCCGAAGCACTGCGCCGGGTGATCAGCGTGCTGGAGCGGTCATGATGCTGTCGATCCCGGCCGGTGTACGCATTTACCTGGCGCTGGAGCCCTGCGACATGCGCCGCGGCTTCGACGGACTGGCCCTGCTGGTGCAGCAGGCGCTGGGCAAGGATCCGTTCTGCGGCCACCTCTACATCTTCCGAGGGAAAGGTGCTGGACGCGTGAAAATTCTCTACGCCGATCAGAACGGCATGTGCCTGTTCGCCAAGAGGCTGGAACGTGGCCGTTTCGTTTGGCCAACGACGCGGACGCCGGGCGGCACAGTGGTACTGACGCCGGTGGAACTGTCCCTGCTTCTGGAGGGGCTGGACTGGCGTCACACCGTGCCGGTGTCGCGGCCGACTGCAGCGGGATGAATGGGAGAAAAGGTGAGGAAAACCACAGGCTTGGCTGGCTTGGGGCCGTGATCCAAGGTACAATCGGCCATGCGCTTCGACCTCGACAACCTGCCCGCTGATCCAGCCCTGCTGCAGCAGATGGTGCGCGATTTGGCCGAGGTCGTTGAGCGCCAGAAAGCCGATCTGGCGGAGCTGGAGGCTCTGCGTCAGCAGCTCCGACAGATGCAGCGCACCGTCTTCGGGCGCCGCTCCGAACGGCTCGATCCCGATCAGCTCGATCTCGGGTTGGAGGAGCTGGAGGCGGACATCGCCCGGGTCGAGGCCAAACTCGCAGCCCCTGAACTGGAACCGTCAGCCCCTGCGGAACCACCCAGCCGTGGCCGCGACTTGCCCGATGATCTGCCGCATCACGATCTCACACTCGAGCCGCCTGGGCTGGAGTCCGGCGCCGGGGTTTGCCCCTGCTGCGGCGGGGCTTTGCATGAGGCCGGCGAGACGGTGGCCCGGATGATCGACTACGTGCCGGCCCAGGTGCGGGTGCTGCGCATCCGCCGGCCCAAATACGCCTGCCGCGGCTGCGGCACGCTGCATCAGGCGCCGGCCCCGGAGAAGCCGATCGCCAAGGGCATGGCGACGCCGGCGATGCTGGCGCACGTCATCACCAGTCGCTACTGCGATCATCTGCCCTTCTACCGCCAGGCGCAGATCCTGGCCCGCAACGGCTTTCCCGTCGACCGCTCGGTTCTGGCGGGCTGGGCGGGACAGGCGTGTTGGTGGCTGGAGGCGCTGCATGAGGAGTTGGCCAAGGCCCTGTTCGCCTCGGCCAAGCTGTTCGCCGACGACACGCCGATGCCGACGCTGGCGCCGGGAACCGGCCGGGTGAAGACCGGACGGCTTTGGGCCTATGCCCGCGATGATCGGCCCTGGCAGGGGCTGGACCCGCCGGCGGTGATTTACGCCTACACCAGCGATCGCAAAGGCGAACGCCCAGCCGCCCACCTGCGGGAGTTCTGCGGTGTGCTGCAGGTGGACGGTTATGCCGGGTTCGAACGGCTGGCTGCCGGCAACCGGGTCGTGCTGGCGGCGTGCTGGAGCCATGCGCGTCGACGTTTCTACGACTTGGCCGAAAACGGCTCGCCGATCGCCGCCGAGGCGCTGCGCCGCATCGCCCGGCTCTACGCGATCGAAGAGCGCATCCGCGGCCGCACGGCAGACGAGCGCCGGCAGCTTCGGCAAGCCGAGGCCGCTTCCCAGGTGGCGGAGCTGAAGGCGTGGCTGGAGCACGAACTTCCCCGCCTGCCGGGCCGCTCCAAGCTGGCCGAGGCGATCCGCTATGCGCTTGGCCGCTGGAAGGCGTTGTGCGTCTACCTGGATGACGGCCGGGTGGAGATGGATACCAACACGGTGGAGCGCTGCATCAGACCGGTAGCCCTCGGCCGGAAGAATAGCCTCTTCGCCGGCTCGGAGGGCGGCGGCCATCGCTGGGCGGTGATCGCCTCGCTGGTTGAGACCTGTAAGCTCAACGGCGTCGAACCCTTCGCCTACCTGCGCGACGTCCTGGAGCGCATGGTGAACGGCTATCCTGCCAGCCACCTCGCCGATCTCCTCCCCTGGAACTGGAGCCCAGCTGTCAACGCCTGATCCGGTGCGATCACGCCCCGCTTACGCTCCAGCGCCTTGATCCGCTCCTGCTCGTCTGTCGTCGGGCCGGGCCGCTTGCCCTGGTCGCGCTCGGCCTGCCGGACCCAGTTCCGCAGCGTCTCCGGATTGCAGCCGATCTTCGCGGCAATCGAGCTGATCGCCGCCCATTGCGAGGCGTGCTCGCCCTCGTGCTCGAACACCATCCGAACCGCGCGTTCGCGGACTTCAGGGGCGTACTTGGGTGATGCTGGTTTCGTCATGAGGACCCCAGTTTCTC
This region of Azospirillum thiophilum genomic DNA includes:
- the tnpB gene encoding IS66 family insertion sequence element accessory protein TnpB (TnpB, as the term is used for proteins encoded by IS66 family insertion elements, is considered an accessory protein, since TnpC, encoded by a neighboring gene, is a DDE family transposase.) — translated: MMLSIPAGVRIYLALEPCDMRRGFDGLALLVQQALGKDPFCGHLYIFRGKGAGRVKILYADQNGMCLFAKRLERGRFVWPTTRTPGGTVVLTPVELSLLLEGLDWRHTVPVSRPTAAG
- the tnpA gene encoding IS66-like element accessory protein TnpA, which produces MTASAPLVMEIVEAAPRRRYWSQAEKEQLVAETCEPGVSVSLVARRRGVDPSLLFRWRRQMLTPAEPPPIFAPVEVADTTSALPLTPPTPCGASMIEIELAGGRRLRVGRDVDAEALRRVISVLERS
- a CDS encoding IS66-like element ISAli15 family transposase — protein: MRFDLDNLPADPALLQQMVRDLAEVVERQKADLAELEALRQQLRQMQRTVFGRRSERLDPDQLDLGLEELEADIARVEAKLAAPELEPSAPAEPPSRGRDLPDDLPHHDLTLEPPGLESGAGVCPCCGGALHEAGETVARMIDYVPAQVRVLRIRRPKYACRGCGTLHQAPAPEKPIAKGMATPAMLAHVITSRYCDHLPFYRQAQILARNGFPVDRSVLAGWAGQACWWLEALHEELAKALFASAKLFADDTPMPTLAPGTGRVKTGRLWAYARDDRPWQGLDPPAVIYAYTSDRKGERPAAHLREFCGVLQVDGYAGFERLAAGNRVVLAACWSHARRRFYDLAENGSPIAAEALRRIARLYAIEERIRGRTADERRQLRQAEAASQVAELKAWLEHELPRLPGRSKLAEAIRYALGRWKALCVYLDDGRVEMDTNTVERCIRPVALGRKNSLFAGSEGGGHRWAVIASLVETCKLNGVEPFAYLRDVLERMVNGYPASHLADLLPWNWSPAVNA